A stretch of Arachis hypogaea cultivar Tifrunner chromosome 15, arahy.Tifrunner.gnm2.J5K5, whole genome shotgun sequence DNA encodes these proteins:
- the LOC140179465 gene encoding uncharacterized protein isoform X2, with the protein MTWTHTLRVDTGDIRITAELIGKVFGIPSRGDPIPELQKKDKSHLAIKRQFQKKTTIQLRDFLFACPMETEQQRMTFRRYFIIVVLKMFLNPTSQQTISPWHLPPILDVSNPRRFHWPYHILNWLRAAIRKFQDENRETCGGCMFVLLVLYFHRLKHGPLHACRVPEPWIVEWITNELDQKANYVISQGCIVNNARNRRRKNKHSSSEAVNERGRLTNPILTVYLVLILRDFITFYPHVFNEMAWFCDCLLICT; encoded by the exons ATGACGTGGACACATACTCTCAGGGTCGACACCGGGGACATTCGCATTACTGCAGAACTTATCGGTAAGGTATTCGGCATACCTTCTCGAG GGGACCCAATTCCCGAGCTGCAGAAAAAAGATAAATCACATTTGGCAATTAAGAGACAATTTCAGAAGAAAACTACAATCCAACTGCGGGACTTTCTATTTGCTTGTCCAATGGAGACTGAGCAACAGAGGATGACATTTAGAAGGTACTTCATCATAGTTGTTTTGAAGATGTTTCTGAACCCCACAAGCCAGCAGACTATTTCTCCGTGGCACCTCCCTCCAATATTGGATGTCTCGAACCCTAGAAGGTTTCATTGGCCATATCACATATTAAATTGGCTGCGAGCAGCAATAAGAAAATTCCAAGACGAGAATCGGGAAACATGCGGGGGGTGCATGTTCGTGTTGTTG GTTTTGTACTTTCACCGATTAAAGCATGGTCCGTTGCATGCATGTCGAGTACCCGAGCCTTGGATTGTTGAATGGATCACTAATGAACTTGATCAGAAGGCCAACTATGTTATCTCACAG GGCTGCATAGTCAACAATGCAAGGAACCGGAGAAGAAAGAACAAGCATTCTTCGAGTGAAGCAGTTAACGAGAGAGGACGGTTGACAAACCctattttgacggtttatcttgtattgattttaagggattttatcaccttttacccacatgtattcaatgaaatggcatggttttgtgattgtctccttatttgtacctag
- the LOC140179465 gene encoding uncharacterized protein isoform X1, which translates to MTWTHTLRVDTGDIRITAELIGKVFGIPSRVLFRAGDPIPELQKKDKSHLAIKRQFQKKTTIQLRDFLFACPMETEQQRMTFRRYFIIVVLKMFLNPTSQQTISPWHLPPILDVSNPRRFHWPYHILNWLRAAIRKFQDENRETCGGCMFVLLVLYFHRLKHGPLHACRVPEPWIVEWITNELDQKANYVISQGCIVNNARNRRRKNKHSSSEAVNERGRLTNPILTVYLVLILRDFITFYPHVFNEMAWFCDCLLICT; encoded by the exons ATGACGTGGACACATACTCTCAGGGTCGACACCGGGGACATTCGCATTACTGCAGAACTTATCGGTAAGGTATTCGGCATACCTTCTCGAG TTTTGTTTCGCGCAGGGGACCCAATTCCCGAGCTGCAGAAAAAAGATAAATCACATTTGGCAATTAAGAGACAATTTCAGAAGAAAACTACAATCCAACTGCGGGACTTTCTATTTGCTTGTCCAATGGAGACTGAGCAACAGAGGATGACATTTAGAAGGTACTTCATCATAGTTGTTTTGAAGATGTTTCTGAACCCCACAAGCCAGCAGACTATTTCTCCGTGGCACCTCCCTCCAATATTGGATGTCTCGAACCCTAGAAGGTTTCATTGGCCATATCACATATTAAATTGGCTGCGAGCAGCAATAAGAAAATTCCAAGACGAGAATCGGGAAACATGCGGGGGGTGCATGTTCGTGTTGTTG GTTTTGTACTTTCACCGATTAAAGCATGGTCCGTTGCATGCATGTCGAGTACCCGAGCCTTGGATTGTTGAATGGATCACTAATGAACTTGATCAGAAGGCCAACTATGTTATCTCACAG GGCTGCATAGTCAACAATGCAAGGAACCGGAGAAGAAAGAACAAGCATTCTTCGAGTGAAGCAGTTAACGAGAGAGGACGGTTGACAAACCctattttgacggtttatcttgtattgattttaagggattttatcaccttttacccacatgtattcaatgaaatggcatggttttgtgattgtctccttatttgtacctag